tatgctgcccatagacttgtattatgacggaatgcaaaacggaagcctttaaaaggcattctgttttgctttctgtcttaatagaagtctatgggcagcataacggatctgtccgtgtttttcagatccacaaaacacttacggacgtgtgaatggaccctaaaccatACTGGCCTTCACAGCAGCAGGAGCCTCTGTATGTGTGAACTTCACTGTCCTAGacagaagaagaagaaaacaTGTCTGCCTAGTGGGTGTGCACTCCTTTATGGGGGGCCGGGGGTTAGTTAGTCTGATTTACTAATGATTTATCTTCTGTCCTAGAAGGAGCAAGACATTAACCCTTTATGTTGTGCTGCCTGAAGCATGATCAGGAAAGCTGAGATTTAAATGCATATATTACCAGtttcactgaatcttttcccacagaacTATGCATCAATCTACTCCGTTTCTCCTGCTCTATATGGCTCTATGggcacaggttccctttaagtatctgAAAAGTGGTTTATTGCTTGGCTTTCTTTAACCACATGCAAAAAAATCTCTTTTGAAAACCGCACTTTGATTGCTTGACTAAAGGCCCCCATACATAATAGCAGTGGCGTAACTTGAGTTCTATGGGCCTCAGGGCAAACTTTGGATTGGGGCCCCCCATTCCGATTAACCCGCAACCCCGTTACCCCAcccctgtatatatttcatttggcccccaccaagaatatatatatttaatttggcCCCTGTATATAATCGAATGATTGgctgccccctctcactctgtatagattttattttatttttggcccCCTTCTATAAGGCTGGCGCAGGCCCCCCTTTCTAAATGCAGTTCATATGGCCTCTGTCAGGTGCCCCCAGTATGGCGCAGTTCCTGCAACCCTCTCACTCtgaatagatttatttttttggcccatATGGCCGTCGTGGGGCCCCCCCCTTTCTAAATTCAATTCATAGTGCCGGGTCGGGGCCAGGTGCCCCCAGTATGGCGCGCAGCATGTGCatacctaaaaaaatatatatacttacctCTGTTCTGCATTCAGTCGCCCGTCTCACTGGCAGCCAGTTGCGAACACGTCCTCCCATACCCTCTGCGGCACCACGCCATCACGTCTTCCCGCCTCCAGCGCCGGGTCTTGCCGACATTGATCAGCGCAGGAAGGGTGTATGTATGGGGATGTGCGCAGCACGGCTGCACTAGTCACCTCTTCATACTTTTTAAATAGGCAAAACAAAGCGGAAGGGGACTGGGCTGGCTAAAAGAACTTGcaggccccccttccccagccaggcccgatcTCAGTTGCACCCTCTgtgaccgcgatcgttacgcccctgcatATTAGTGTATTGTCAGCCGAACCTACTGAAAATGCTGGATTTGGCGAACAGTTTAATGTGTATGGAGAGGTCCAGACTCTCCACCGATAGATGATTtcaggggagagaaggattgAGCGAAATTCCTATTTTTGacccatccttttgttctcccaggttATATGGCAGGGGTTTTCTTCACTCTCTCcattgaatacacatacacacttggCTGAGCTGAGCATGTATGTGTATAGGGGAGTGGTGagggagtcgggagagatagctgtcggcaGAACAACTATTGACTGTACATTATGTCTACCTTTATGCAGAAGACATCAAATAGGCAGCTACCTCCCCTGACAACCCCATAAACATGCACACATGGCTAGAACAAGATGAGTATTATCATTTCATCCTGCCCAAGCCTTTGTTCTCAGCCCAGAACAAAGGCTTGGGCAGGATGAAATCCAACAGATCCAATCCTAGTGTCTAGTAGAGAAGTAGTATACAGATATGATTGTAGAATGGAATGTGCATGGGCAGCTTACAACCCAAGCTAGATGAAGATGATCTTACCCATAGGCCATTCACATAACTTGATTTATCATTTTCAGCTATCTTCTCTCCTTGTGTGTCACATtataatagaagtgaatggaaaacTCAGGCTACAGCTGTGCAGTTGCTTTGGTCCTCATTAACCTCTCTTGTAACCATTCCAAAACCGAAATCAGATTCAGCTTGGTTACGGTCAGTGTTGCAGTTACCGTTCGTTGAGTTTCAGCAATATTTCCAACATGTCTGGTAATTTTTTCAACTAATGCATCCATTTTTGTTATCTTTCATAGATGCTAAGACTATTGCCTGGAAGGAAAATACCTTGGCCATATGAGGCTAATTATCTTGTTGTTTTTAAATGTCTTGTGTTTGATCATACTCTTTCCCCAGCATTAAAGGTTTATTTTATTACACAGGCTAAACAGTTTTAATGCAATTTAGGATGCGGACAAAGGCTATAAATATTGTTAATTGGGTTTCCAAAGGATATATTGATTGTATAGTTTCTGCTACAGGTTCTTATAATGTTGTTTAGTATGTAGAGGAACACATAATGGCCtcatttatttcacttttacACACCCTGCAGTTTATACTTTCTAAGAATTATTCATCTACTGTATAAAATCCTAGAGTTCTCTAACTAGATTCTTCAAAATCAAATCCAAGAATCAAAAGGATTTTCTTCTATGCGCTTACATTTCAATATTTAATTCTGATGGTAATAGTTCTAGTAGCATTTCACCTTCACTAAATGTTGACCTTTTCAGGTAGCACTTTCTTTAATTGTCTATTTGCCTTCCATCATTTTtcttcctctttttttctcccacctcctttcccctccccctttttgatCTTTCCTTCCTTTATTTGTTTCTTCCATCTTTCCTTCTTTTGTTCCTTCCTTCCTTGTTTTGTTTCTTCCTTCTTTTCtctttcttccttcctttttCCTGCGactattactttttattttcctgCTACTATCTTCTTTTCTTTCTCCCAAGTGGGTCAGAAGAGATACAACACTGCTACTTGACTTATCCATTATTGTTACTCCTAGAGAAGTTAAATAGAAAATGGACCTTTTCTTTTCCTCATTCTTCCTTAACCATATGATATTGCAACAAACTGTATATCTATTTTATGTTTTGCCATACTGTGTCAaattcaataaaaatattttatgcacaaaaatttcatatatatatatacacaccattTTTTCTTACATGTCACTATTATGTTTCCGTTTCCCAGACACACTATTGTCATGGATAACAAAGCCTTTGACTGCTACCAGTGTAAGAAATCCCTTTATGGTCAAAAATATACAGTGAGAGAGGACAATCAATATTGTGTCAAATGCTTTGAAAGCATTTTTGCAAATAAATGTGAAGGATGTAAAAATCCAATTGAATGTGATTCCAAGGTAAATGTTAAAACTGGATAGACACATGATTAAGCATAGTTCAATgatatttgtatatattaaaatagaTTGGTTTATGTGCGGGTTTCATAATGGGTTCTACATTTACATTCAGTTCACTCTACCGTTAACATTCTCCAAAAGACCACTTCATCAATACAACCATCCCCACCTAGAACCGTTTTTTCTATGATGTATTTCCCATGTACTGTATATTGGCTCTTTGAGAGGTCATCTCTCTAAAAGACCATATTTCACTGCAATGAGCATTCGCTCTCTTTATTTGCATTATAAATTCATACCTCAGGCTGAGATTTTGGTGACTGATTTTAAGAATGCACTACACTTGGGTACAATGGGTATAATGTACTCAGTGGTTTCATATAGCATTTGTATGGACCTGTATGTGTCCCGCAGCAATTACCTCTGAGACCTCTCCATAGGGTCCAAATTCGCAACGCAAATGAAATAATGTTAGTAGCAATAACTATAGTAATAGTCATAACAGTCATGTAAATTGTATTTGTTAAACGTCAGTGCATAATTGTATGGTGAAAACTGTACTGTATTCTTAACGACATTACTTATTACATATTAGCCACACCTATACAGGTATGTTCATGTCTAACAGATTTCCATAACCAAGAAATACTTTAGCAGAAATAAGTGGTCTTTTGAAAAAATGCCCTTTGCTATGTTGAACTATTTAATAGAGAAACATTTGTCCACATatatgaacaatttttttttttcaaggaccTTACCTATAAAGACAGTCACTGGCATGAAGCTTGCTTTAAATGTGCCAAGTGCACTTGTTCTTTGGTGGAGAAGCCTTTTGCTGCCAAGGATGAGCTCCTGCTATGTATTGACTGCTACTCAAATGAGTATTCTGCAAAGTGTTTTAAGTGCAATGCCTCCATAATGCCTGGTAAGACTCCTCTAAATACAACTCACTAAATGAAAACcacattcttttatttttttgatcataCTACAATTTCCCAAACTAAAATAAACACAAACACCTGCTAACCTGGGCGTAGAGGAATATATCAAGCAAAAAAGGTCCTATGCGAAAAATAATTATAACCATCTGAGAACAGGATAGCCCAAAGCTTGGTGTGCTTTCCAATACCCCGATACTTTTGATGTCCCGACAGATTGTGTGCACTCTCCATGTGGTTGTGCCTGTCTTTGCCAATTTATTcatctatttatttgttttatcgattttaatacatatacatttttgaaTATACACTTTTGTATTACATCTGGGAATATGCTGAGTGTCTGGGTTTATCCCATCTAGGAGCTTTGCAGAAGAGCAGTGTAACTTGACCATCTGACCATTTTACCTGCAATAATTTACTGAGAAAAAATGGTGCTGTCATGATTGAGGAGAAGGGAAGCTTTGGGCATTTTCAAACAACCCAAAGGATTAGGTTAGATCAATCCAAAGCACCATTTTTACCTTATCATGGTCCCCAAAGCACCTGCATGGACTTCCTGGTACTTGATACATATATCTTATTTAGGTACATCCACCTCCTGGGTAAGGATATCTCCATTCCCTTTCCATTTTTGTATGGAGTAGGGTAAATGCTCTATGTGCACTTATCAACAGGGTACAGAAACTCCTTAGCAAAATAGCTATTACTATTATATATTAGCATCAATAATAATAGTTATAACTATAACATTAAAATCGTTATTGTGTTTTTTGGTGTGAGTTGATGGTGGCGTGAGAGACAAAGGTGGATTTTGGGTACTGTGAAAAAATTGCAAGaatacttaacttttttttttttactccaaagcAACATACAGTATGCTGTATATAAATGACAAGCTAGCTCCTCCAAAGTTACTTGAAATATGAAAGAGTCTTAGCATCAGAACtatatgcaaaatctgtaacaggctcCCATCAGCCATGTCCCATTTATAATATTACATATAATATTATAACATTTTAAAGAATATGCAGAAGAGTGCTCAGATCTACATAGGTCCATATAAAATCATTCTTCTAGCTGTTCTCCCTGATAAGTTCTATATGGCTCTTAAGCCAATACACTCTCGCTTGTCAGTTTAGATATCCAGCATGTTTGAGATGGGAAAATATTGACTGGTTACCGTACAGCTCTTCATTCTGGGTTACATGACACACCTTTCAAAATCAAAGCCCATGACTTTCCCTATTTTAGACAAACTTCTCATTCTGTATACAGAAGTATAACCCTTTACTCTATAAATGGTTTCCTTTATATTACAGGTTCTCGTAAAATTGAGTACAAAGGCTGCAACTTCCATGAGACTTGCTTTGTATGTCAAGGTTGCCAGCAGCCTTTAGCCTCCAAATCATTTGTGCCGAAGCACTCTAGCCTGTATTGTATTCCTTGCTATGAGAATGAGTTTGCACAGCAGTGTGCTGCCTGCCAAAAGGTACATTTTTAGATACATTGTATGTAACCCTCTAGGTCATTCTTCAGTAGTATTTTATCAATGACACAATTTGTACTAAAGAATCAAGGTTTAATTTCTTGTGGgtattttgccttcttctggatcaacactgTAGAATAATACGTTGAATTTGAAGGATGTCTGTCTTTTTCAaactgtactatgttactatacatATGTTACTATGACAGTTGATTGTAGTGTATTATTTTATACTCCATGTCTGTAGTACTGTATATCACAAATATGCCACTAGATTTATCAATATAACCAGGGATGCATTTTAGAAGGAACGTAAAAGGATTAATAAAAGGTAGTATAATTAAAATCCCCCTTTCACAATTATAACATTGGTTAAAGAATGCAATCCTTAAAAGGGATCTCCGGGAATACTGAGTTTTTACAAAGTACCCAAAGCCTGCCTCCATAACTCCataaatagaagattcatacttgcctgctcctcGCTGCTCCAGTCCACTGCGCTGCCTCTGCTGTGTCCACATTCTGGTCCCTGGCTTATTTTCTTCCAGGGCAGCAAGGGCATTGTCTAATGACTGGCTTAAGTGGTGACATGCTGCTTCTGGCCACATCcctgctgaagccagttattggctgcagcggagcatgtgaccatgcaatGCTGGAAGAAAACAAGCCAGGAACCGTAAGGTGGACATAGCAGAAGCAGCGCAGAggacggggagcaggtaagtataaatcttTCATTTACAAAGGCAGGCTCGAGGAACTTGGTAGAAACCTCTTTAATTCTTGTCTGTACATATGTAATTTATTTCTCTTTACACCTTTTTTATTACAACAaaattcatacttttttgtttgtAGTTTATCATTCAGTTGTTCCCCAGCTGCTCGAATACTGTTGCCTTGATAAAGGCTGGGGATATTGTATAGCAATAGCTCATGTGAGAGTACAAGTAGCCCTTTGCCTatatcaggggtaggcaacctccggctcccaactgttgtgaaactacaattcccagcattccattcatttctatgagagttcttagatgagcagagcaagtatgcatactagGAGTTgttgtttcacaacagctgggagccagaggttgcctacccctggcctATATAATGATGCAGGCACAGATAGCACTGCCTGTGTGACTAAGCAGGAGCAGATAGTACCTCCTCATCTCTTCTTGGAAaatgtagacacagatagtaTGGCTTTACTGTCTTtccttgtaaggctactttcacactagcgttcggtattccgttcgtgagctccgtttgaaggagctcacgagcggacccgaacgcagccgtccagccctgatgcagtctgaatggaggcggatccgctcagactgcatcagtctggcggcgttcagcctccgctccgctcgcctccgcacggacaggcggacagctgaacgctgcttgcagcgttcgggtgtccgcctggccgtgcggaggcgtgcggatccgtacggatccgtccagactttcaatgtaagtcaatggggacggatccgtttgaagatgccacaatgtggctcaatcttcaagcggatccgtcccccattgactttacattgaaagtctggacggatccgtactaggctattttcacacttagcttttttttgctaaaataatgcagacggatccgtactgaacggagcctccgtctgcattattatgggcggatccgttctgaacggatccgcccgaacgctagtgtgaaagtagcctaaatggtatatgtgcagacagtactctacCTCTCTCTGTGATGAAACCTTCTGTGCACaacaaagggagtctgtcagctcaTGTCCCCTATTAAACGACTGCCAGCAGACTGTAGATGGGATAATGCAGAGCATACTTGTGTCCTAGTAGATGGTTCTGTGTCTCAGAAAAATAAATTTGACCCGATATAGTGCAAGTTCCCAGTTGGCAGGTTCATAGTGCAGCAAGAGTCCTAGCCCTCCTTTCCTAATCGAGTCGCTTTCCTCCCCCTATTCCTGATCTCTCCCTATCCTCCTGACATCTCCCTATCCTCCTGACATCAAGCATCCCCACTCTGAAATCTTGCACAGCCAGGATTTACATTGCCAACTGAGAAGGTCCCTCTGTACAATGCACCCATGCAAGATTTCAGAGCAGGGATGTGTGATGTTGGGAGGAGAGGGGGAAGTCAATGAGGAGAAAGGGAGAAAGAGAAGGGTTGAGCTAGGAGAGGAGGGCCTGGGCAGAGtaagactggcccaccagattgTCTGGCAGGACCACTCTCTGAAGCCATAATGGGCCCCAAAggttcagggggaaaaaaaaacacttgaagctaatcacttgccactaaactctatttttttttttcaaaacctattagactttattgatgatatagaggTTGGGtcctgagaataatttcctctggtgggcccaaggaacctcaGTCTGGTCCTGGGCTCTTGCTTCAGTATGGACTGCTCAACTGAGCCCTTGCACTTCGTTTGTATATCGACTCAAGCTTCGTTTTCTGAGGCATGGAACTACTGATTAGGTGAACAAAGGCTAGATCTacatgctgtttgtcacctacaGTCCGCTAGCAGTAGTTTATTAGGTGAAAAtgagctgacaggttccctttaaccccctaATGACCACACGCTGTCTTTTGTTGTTGCTGTTTTAAAGGAAGCTGAGAGCTTCTGTTTGCCTGATTTACAAATGAACTGTAACTAACAGTTCTTGTTCTTAAAGCAGCCTTTTGTGCTACAGCTAGGATCAGAGATAGCTCCAATCCCAAATGTTAACCTTCTGTCTGTGACCGCAGTATGAACAAAGGGGATCTCCCCTTCTTATTGGGTCCCAGTGATCAGATTGGAGGCTGGGTTAGCCCTCTGCAGTCAGCCCTGGGGACCCAGAAAGCAGTAATCCTGCTGTTAGGTCACACTAGTGTTGCCTTAACCACAGCCTGTGCCACAAAGACACAAAGTATAATGCATTAACATACAGGAGTACACTAATACATTAGAAGTATAAAATCATTTTGTAAAACAGTAAATCCTTAATTggattttaaaaataatttaaaaagatacaaaaagatagcaaaaatgttaataaataattgattaatttacataaaataaatttttattaagCCTATATATTAAGTAGAAGCAAAAAGATATAGTATACTTATTAGGCATCCACATGACCGAAATTACCTGAACAACTCATTTGGGTTATTCCGTGTTCAATATGTACAGTATAAACAATAAAGTTTAAAAAGCCACTCCAAAAATTGCCTTTTCTATATTTGCGGTGAAAAACATTTATGTAAATTGCAAAGTATTTTATATGTACCGTCAGACAgcaccaaaaatgcaatttctccCACATAAAACAAGGCCTTAAAGagaatgtgttatcagaaaatgacctattatttaaatcccgtttttatgtttaacatattttcaaagaatttttgatgattatcattttccatgtcaatatctatatttaaacaaaaaacataatatccttGCCACTAAGCCTAAAAATAGGTGCCACgttttggtctgtacagatcactttactgcagttacctgcttatctgtccttctaattctgcctgtaatgatatcacctctgtatatagataatacaggatccaccattcacaattctTTTCTATTCTTTTCTTGTACAATGACTTCTACACAGGTTACAGAgcctgcctagaaaactctcccatagaagacaatgatgtccactccagaccattgtgtctgtggcccatggggctgctgtaaagcaattttctgaaTGCTTTGTAAATGTTGTTAAAAACAgcttaggcaagatggccgcccccatgatCATGagcaggaaatagaattaaaaaaaactctggaattgaaaataaaaactgattagaaaaaaaggatgtgtgtcactatctggttttaactggcagataaacatTTTGGTGACACTTTTTCTTTAAACAGCTATGTCAATGAAAAAACGAAAAAGTTAAggcgaaaagaaaaaaattgctactcattaaggggttaagtaatgaAAGCAAGAACGTCCTGAAGCCACTGAGAAAAAAGTGCTACTGGGCACCGAAACTGAAAGGTTACAGAAAATAAATTTCACCATAGAGAACGTAATTTGTATACCAGCATATAACCGTTAACTGGCGTTATATCCACTAGTTCTCATTTAAGACAAGGTAGACGGCGTAAATGCAATCCTGCGTAAAACCAAAGATCTGATGTCACCATGGGTTTTAGAAATTATTATATGTTTTCCATAAATCATTTTGTATTGCACTCAATAATGCTCACTCTATAAAAATAACCCCCATTCTAGGTAAAACAGATACCGTTATATGATGGTATCACAATACAACATTGTTAGATGACAAACTCACCACTCCTACACTGACATCAGCTCCGCTACGTTTAGCACATTTATGAATAAAGACGTGTTATATAACCTCAGTAAAGGTGTCCATAGTAAATCTTCTAGTCTCCCCAGTGCTGGAGATATGGTGACCGCTTGCTATGAGCACTTCTATAACGCACTTGGTTTCCCTTTATATCAGTGAGTATTGCATACAGTTAGAACATTAGCTGTATCACATGCTGTATATACTTGTTAATGCACACATTCATGGTGTTAACAGGCCATCACCAAGGACGGAATAACTTTCGAAGGAAAGCCTTTTCACAATCAGTGCTTTTTATGTACCGGATGTAGGAAGACACTGGCTGGAGAGAAGTTTACATCAAAGGATGATTGTCCATACTGCATGGATTGCTTCACTAATCTTTTTGCACAAAAATGCACTGCTTGTGCAAAACCCATCACAGGTAAGTGTAATGTTtcatttaaaggaacactccCATCAATTCTTTTTAGCATCTATTAACAGCCCATATGTAAATATTCTACGTTATTTTTGTGTTTTACACCTTGCgttggctctttaacttcctcttggtttggacttttagcacagcagGCAGTCTAACTTAACTTTatcagtcagaccattcactgtGACCAGAGGGTTAGGCGATGAGTGACTCAATTACAGCATCACACATTATCCTGATCAATGcagtgctcttctgtgggcatctttatctaggcctatcaagagaacaatagagttGTCCTACTGCTATCCCAATTCTACACTTGAGGATTGCCTTGCAGATAATgcctttccctcacagcagctgtgaACTGACAATAGCTTACCTATCCATATAAGAGGTTTTATTATTTCTGCTGACTCTTACAGAAGgataatattttgtatttaattttcagtAGCATTTCACTgctgaaataaaaaagaaaaacaagcaaaatttctaagaaaaaaaatagtttgactataaatattgataaaaaaaaaaaaatgtttctgacAGAAGTTTAATGTACAGCAAAGGGAAATTAAGACTTTTAGTGATTAATGATCAGCAAAAATGGCACCCCAtatgcctaaggcccctttcacacgggcgagtattccacccggatgcgatgcgtgagttgaacgcattgcacccgcactgaatccggacccattcatttctatggggctgttcacatgagcggtgttttttacgcatcacttatgcgttgcgtgaaaatcgcagcatgttctatattcagcgtttttcacgtaacacaggccccatagaaatgaatggggttgcgtgaaaatcgcaagcatctgcaagcaagtgcggatgcggtgcgattttcacgcatgggttctaggtgacagtctattcactgtattattttcccttataacatcgttataggggaaaataatagcattctgactacagaatgcatagtataatagtgctggaggggttaaaaaaaataaaaaaattaactcaccttctcctcttgatcgtgtagttcccggtctcttctttactagctgtgggctaaaggacctgtggtgatgtcagatcacatgctccatcaccatggtgatggaccatgtgattggagcatgtgatctgacatcaccacaggtcatttagcccacagctagtaaagaacagacgggaactacgcaatcaagaggagaaggtgagtttattttttatttattttttaacccctccagcactattgtactatgcattctgtattcagaatgctattattttcccttataaccatgttataagggaaaataatacaatcttcagaacatcaatcccaagcccgaacttctgtgaaaaagttcaggtttgggtcccaaacatgcgcgatttttctcacgcgagtgcaaaacgcattacaatgttttgcactcgcgcagaaaaatcacgcatgttcccgcaacgcacccgcctcttatccgggccaaaaatatgacgcccgtgtgaaagaggcctaatagttcaGAAACAGTTATGTCAACAATGGATGAAAGGGAATGCTCACTAACCCCTTCCCGATAACCATAGTAATAGTACGGcggatgtcgggtctttaaagatgcggAGCAAGCACCACTGCAACCGGGTGAATgatgtttcacacagcagacacccatgGCTAATGTCCGTGATCGGTGGTAATTaagccctcagatgccatgttcaaatGTGATTACGGCATCTGAAGCCCTCAAACCCAGAAGCGTGCCCTTCTCAGGCAGGAAAGCCTCCCCACGGGCAAAGAAGTAATGAGCCAAAGCCTgtactaggtggcagcactgaattgaAATGTAGCAATTGCTGTATAGGATAGGGGTTAAAATTCCATTACTCCATGCAAATTGCAAACTGATGATTGCGTGTTGGGGTCCACTTGAGGAcctaaataaaaaagtaaaaaaaaagtttgaaaaaatataaaaaaaaaatttaatacagaAATTGAAATCACCCCTTTTTCCCCAAAataattaaacaataaaaaataaacataatggaCATTGCCACATGCAAATACGCCTGTgttactaaaatataaaaaaaacgtaGCCCATATGGTAAATGccataacaggaaaaaaaaacgttCTCATCATTTTCCCTCCCAATAAAATTGaatgaaagtgatcaaaaagtcatacacaccccaaaatggtatcaataaaaattactGATCGtaacacaaaaaaatgagccctcacccagctccatagacataactataaaaacggTTATaacattttttccaaaattttgattttttttcagtattaaaatgcaaaaagaaactatataaatgtggtattgccataatcgtactgactagagatgagcgaattttttaaaaactcGATTCGCCTGTTCACCGAATTTTTCGGGAAAACTTCACTTCGATTCGGATATATTTGcagcgaattacgttaaaaaactgctattttctggctgctgagaacctttatagtggcgtagaacactgtgccttatagttaggcctct
The genomic region above belongs to Bufo gargarizans isolate SCDJY-AF-19 chromosome 4, ASM1485885v1, whole genome shotgun sequence and contains:
- the FHL5 gene encoding four and a half LIM domains protein 5; its protein translation is MDNKAFDCYQCKKSLYGQKYTVREDNQYCVKCFESIFANKCEGCKNPIECDSKDLTYKDSHWHEACFKCAKCTCSLVEKPFAAKDELLLCIDCYSNEYSAKCFKCNASIMPGSRKIEYKGCNFHETCFVCQGCQQPLASKSFVPKHSSLYCIPCYENEFAQQCAACQKAITKDGITFEGKPFHNQCFLCTGCRKTLAGEKFTSKDDCPYCMDCFTNLFAQKCTACAKPITGQGGGQYISFEDCQWHSDCFACSKCKASLVGQRFLSEQSQIFCTECGQDM